A genomic region of Ewingella sp. CoE-038-23 contains the following coding sequences:
- the hmsP gene encoding biofilm formation regulator HmsP yields the protein MRVRRSLTIKQMAAVSTVAVITICIFILIQLFHFVQQRREDYAQQLENIAHSVRKPLSQAVLDVNLNETQDILNTLRPVGILSRADVVMPNEIAALHTNFPAGRPVPEWITRGFNLPVKISVPLYSAAASPKDPKPLAYLVLQADSYRMYQFIISALSTMLTTYLLLALILTISVSWCVNRLVVKPLRAIARELESLPENEICSHQLALPPRHEDDEFGMLIRSYNRNQQHLLKMQQKMQDITSTTDSSLNNEAQFMAQLQMRLNATTKEKDFHLLLIGIESLRDDGHLSCPLINAIIDVLPANCVLARLSYNELALLASDIPRPFMAMRLARHIMERINAPQQSDVTPLALHPTGSIGIVHYDGEAPVTATQLMANARAARVSAYQQGKNQILFFEPELTDRIQKRLLQENEILHAVGQNDFILFIQPQFNMQTGKVMGAEALLRRRMVDGSYGLESDFIVLAEEIGVMGLLGYKVLELGCGILADWQQRGITLPLSVNLSGIQIQQRNFLPELRSLLSRYKINPGQLVLEITETARIEDLDRALILLSELRAAGVSIELDDFGLGYSGLEYLNRLRSLPIDVIKIDRSFINVLPEDDVMVNIVASIGKAMDIQLIAEGVETNEQRQWLLENNIIFGQGYYFSPPLPQAEFESKFCGK from the coding sequence TTGCGGGTCAGGCGTTCATTAACCATTAAACAGATGGCGGCGGTATCCACCGTTGCGGTGATCACTATCTGTATTTTTATCCTCATCCAACTGTTTCACTTTGTGCAGCAGCGGAGGGAGGATTACGCCCAACAGCTTGAAAATATTGCGCATTCAGTGAGAAAGCCGCTTTCTCAGGCGGTGCTTGATGTCAACCTGAATGAAACACAAGACATTCTCAATACCCTGCGTCCGGTAGGTATTCTCAGCCGCGCTGACGTGGTGATGCCCAATGAAATTGCCGCGCTGCATACTAATTTCCCCGCGGGCCGCCCCGTGCCTGAATGGATCACTCGCGGTTTTAACCTGCCGGTGAAGATTTCCGTGCCGCTCTATTCGGCGGCGGCCAGCCCGAAAGATCCCAAACCTTTAGCGTATTTAGTGCTGCAAGCCGACTCCTATCGGATGTACCAGTTCATCATCAGCGCGCTCTCCACCATGCTGACGACTTATCTCTTGCTGGCGCTGATTTTGACTATTTCTGTGAGCTGGTGCGTGAATCGTCTGGTGGTAAAACCCTTGCGGGCCATTGCGCGAGAGTTGGAATCCCTGCCTGAAAACGAAATTTGCAGCCATCAGCTGGCTCTGCCCCCACGCCACGAGGATGATGAGTTTGGTATGCTGATCCGCAGTTATAACCGCAATCAGCAGCATCTGCTTAAAATGCAGCAGAAGATGCAGGACATCACCTCGACGACCGACAGCTCGTTAAACAATGAAGCGCAGTTTATGGCGCAATTGCAGATGCGGCTGAACGCCACGACGAAGGAGAAAGATTTCCATCTGCTGCTGATTGGTATTGAAAGCCTGCGCGACGATGGCCATCTGAGCTGCCCGCTGATTAACGCTATTATTGACGTGCTGCCTGCCAACTGCGTGCTGGCAAGGCTGAGTTACAACGAGCTGGCCTTGCTGGCGAGTGACATTCCCCGCCCTTTTATGGCGATGCGGCTGGCGCGCCATATTATGGAGCGCATCAATGCCCCGCAGCAGAGCGATGTCACGCCGCTGGCGCTGCACCCGACGGGCAGTATCGGCATTGTGCATTATGATGGTGAAGCGCCAGTGACCGCCACGCAGTTGATGGCGAATGCCCGCGCGGCGCGCGTTTCCGCCTACCAACAAGGCAAAAATCAGATTCTGTTCTTCGAGCCAGAGCTGACCGACCGAATTCAAAAACGGCTATTACAGGAAAACGAAATCCTGCACGCCGTCGGCCAAAACGACTTCATCCTGTTTATTCAGCCCCAGTTCAATATGCAGACCGGCAAAGTGATGGGGGCCGAAGCCCTGCTGCGGCGCAGAATGGTGGACGGCAGTTATGGGCTGGAGAGTGATTTCATCGTGCTGGCGGAAGAAATAGGCGTGATGGGGCTGTTGGGTTATAAAGTGCTGGAATTAGGCTGCGGCATTTTGGCGGATTGGCAGCAGAGGGGAATTACTCTGCCGCTGTCGGTTAACCTGTCTGGAATTCAAATCCAGCAGCGAAATTTCTTACCTGAACTGCGCAGTTTGCTCAGCCGTTATAAAATCAATCCGGGCCAACTGGTGTTAGAAATCACCGAAACGGCGCGCATTGAGGATTTGGATCGCGCTTTAATCCTGTTAAGTGAATTGCGCGCCGCCGGCGTCTCTATTGAGCTGGATGATTTTGGCCTGGGCTATTCCGGGCTGGAGTATCTTAATCGCCTGCGCAGCTTGCCAATTGATGTCATCAAAATCGACCGCAGCTTTATCAACGTGCTGCCAGAGGATGATGTGATGGTGAACATTGTGGCTTCCATCGGTAAAGCCATGGATATTCAACTGATTGCCGAAGGCGTCGAAACCAACGAGCAGCGCCAATGGCTGCTGGAAAACAATATTATCTTTGGTCAGGGTTATTATTTCTCTCCCCCATTGCCGCAAGCTGAATTCGAAAGTAAGTTTTGCGGGAAATAA
- a CDS encoding IS1-like element IS1A family transposase (programmed frameshift), which yields MASVSISCPSCSATDGVVRNGKSTAGHQRYLCSHCRKTWQLQFTYTASQPGTHQKIIDMAMNGVGCRATARIMGVGLNTILRHFKKLRPQSVTSRIQPGSDVIVCAEMDEQWGYVGAKSRQRWLFYAYDRLRKTVVAHVFGERTMATLGRLMSLLSPFDVVIWMTDGWPLYESRLKGKLHVISKRYTQRIERHNLNLRQHLARLGRKSLSFSKSVELHDKVIGHYLNIKHYQ from the exons GTGGCTTCTGTTTCTATCAGCTGTCCCTCCTGTTCAGCTACTGACGGGGTGGTGCGTAACGGCAAAAGCACCGCCGGACATCAGCGCTATCTCTGCTCTCACTGCCGTAAAACATGGCAACTGCAGTTCACTTACACCGCTTCTCAACCCGGCACGCACCAGAAAATCATTGATATGGCCATGAATGGCGTTGGATGCCGGGCAACTGCCCGCATTATGGGCGTTGGCCTCAACACGATTTTACGTCACT TTAAAAAACTCAGGCCGCAGTCGGTAACCTCGCGCATACAGCCGGGCAGTGACGTCATCGTCTGCGCGGAAATGGACGAACAGTGGGGCTATGTCGGGGCTAAATCGCGCCAGCGCTGGCTGTTTTACGCGTATGACAGGCTCCGGAAGACGGTTGTTGCGCACGTATTCGGTGAACGCACTATGGCGACGCTGGGGCGTCTTATGAGCCTGCTGTCACCCTTTGACGTGGTGATATGGATGACGGATGGCTGGCCGCTGTATGAATCCCGCCTGAAGGGAAAGCTGCACGTAATCAGCAAGCGATATACGCAGCGAATTGAGCGGCATAACCTGAATCTGAGGCAGCACCTGGCACGGCTGGGACGGAAGTCGCTGTCGTTCTCAAAATCGGTGGAGCTGCATGACAAAGTCATCGGGCATTATCTGAACATAAAACACTATCAATAA